A single genomic interval of Zingiber officinale cultivar Zhangliang chromosome 4A, Zo_v1.1, whole genome shotgun sequence harbors:
- the LOC121972771 gene encoding peroxidase 60-like, producing the protein MALVAAAALALLFLLAVAPSSSRGALQVGFYNGKCNGTDVESAVKSIVASRFSSDRTIVPVLLRLHFHDCFVKGCDASILLDGTGTEKTAAPNLSVRGYDIIDQAKSALESKCPGVVSCADIIAIATRDAVVLGGGSQYSYSVQTGRRDGNVSLASEALKNLPGDSFSASQAIAAFKAKGLSASDTVLLLGAHTVGVTHCSFVRSRLYNYNGSGKADPAMDPALVLKLKSTCPQNSTANNFILLDQGTALTVDNSYYKQILANKGILKVDQNIAVDGLTNSTVKSLASGSSFPTLFAGAMVRMGAVQVLTGNQGQIRKSCRVVNK; encoded by the exons ATGGCCCTAGTAGCTGCAGCTGCCCttgctcttctcttcctcctcgccgTCGCCCCGAGCAGCAGCCGCGGCGCTCTCCAGGTGGGCTTCTACAATGGAAAATGCAATGGCACCGACGTCGAGAGCGCGGTCAAGAGCATCGTCGCCTCCCGCTTCTCCAGCGACAGAACCATCGTCCCCGTCCTCCTCCGCCTCCACTTCCACGACTGCTTCGTCAAG GGATGTGACGCTTCGATCCTTCTGGACGGGACGGGAACCGAGAAGACTGCAGCCCCAAACCTGAGCGTCCGAGGCTACGACATAATCGACCAGGCCAAGTCTGCGCTGGAGAGCAAGTGCCCCGGCGTCGTCTCCTGCGCCGACATCATCGCCATCGCCACCAGAGATGCCGTCGTCCTG GGCGGCGGGAGCCAATATAGTTATTCAGTTCAGACGGGGAGGCGGGACGGCAACGTCTCGCTCGCATCTGAAGCTCTCAAAAACCTCCCCGGAGATTCCTTCTCTGCTTCCCAAGCTATCGCAGCGTTCAAGGCGAAGGGCCTCAGTGCTTCGGACACAGTCCTGCTGCTCG GGGCTCACACCGTCGGCGTCACTCACTGCTCCTTCGTCCGGAGCCGCCTCTACAACTACAATGGCTCCGGAAAAGCCGACCCCGCCATGGACCCCGCCCTCGTCCTCAAGCTGAAGTCGACGTGCCCGCAGAACTCGACCGCGAACAACTTCATCCTCCTCGATCAGGGGACGGCGTTGACGGTGGACAACAGCTACTACAAGCAGATCCTGGCGAACAAAGGCATCCTGAAGGTGGACCAGAACATTGCGGTGGATGGGCTGACCAACTCCACCGTCAAGTCGCTGGCCAGCGGCTCGAGCTTCCCGACTCTGTTCGCTGGCGCCATGGTGAGGATGGGCGCCGTCCAGGTGCTCACCGGGAACCAGGGCCAGATTCGCAAGTCCTGCAGAGTCGTCAACAAATAA
- the LOC121973651 gene encoding protein FAR1-RELATED SEQUENCE 5-like, producing MRLLEIEYGGPEGVGCTERDIRNFEKKLRDEQKGIDAETLIELFTSEQEKNSAFFFDYKTDSDNKFSKCFWADHVSRRAYSIFGDVVVFDTTYNTNKYDLIFASFVGVNHHHQTIIFGCGFLSDEKTESFVWLLKKFIEAMPKGPPNVIITDQDPAMTKAIAQVFSQTVHRYYLWHILNKFPDKLHPLTFQNHYQSIKNVIVNSTTPDDFEKSWEGVIKCANLEKNDWLSSMYELRHKWVPVYFRHIFCAGMSSSQRSESSHSFFKRYISNKNSLLDFITRFNRALRHQRHNELIADHIDMNEQPKIKTNWPMETQMVKLYTKKKWLEFQSEVGESHGYYVQQAFAGVDSVVYNVMKFQSCSSSKPKVLTHDKQRDYISCSCTKFEFEGIPCRHMLAFFRINQVFHLPNTYILKRWTQDAKVGEILFLGEQKDPDPGRFLMSRHSRLSYKASLLIDSASLTDEGTNFLDEQFDCIYNKIQEMNIIKPCGDGSKRKKSIDESLGIIDPSSVRTKGCGKRLKSSKEKSISKSRICRGCGYRGVSYDKRNCPILQQRSTEDNHHNNVDDTDEANLTSIADSNNMQ from the exons atgcgattattggagatagagtatggagggccTGAGGGGGTAGGGtgcacagaaagagatattagaaattttgaaaaaaaactaagggatgaacaaaagggtattgatgccgAAACATTGATCGAGTTAtttacatctgagcaagagaagaattcagcttttttctttgattataagactgattcagataacaaATTCAGTAAGTgtttttgggctgatcatgtatcaaggagggcATACAGTATATTTGGTGATGTCgttgtatttgatacgacatataaTACCAATAAATATGACCTAATTTTTGCatcatttgtaggagttaatcatcatcatcagacaattaTTTTTGGTTGCGGGTTTCTAAGTGATGAaaaaactgagtcttttgtttggttgcttaagaAGTTCATAGAAGCCATGCCTAAAGGCCCACCAAAtgttatcatcactgatcaagaTCCTGCTATGACGAAAGCTATTGCACAAGTTTTCTctcaaacagtgcatcgatattATTTGTGGCACATACTGAATAAATTCCCAGATAAATTACATCCTTTGACTTTTCAAAAtcactatcaaagcataaagaatgttattgtaaattctacaacacctgatgattttgagaagtcatgggaaggggttatcaagtgtgctaacttggagaaaaatgattggttgtcatCGATGTATGAATTGCGACACAAGTGGGTGCCAGTATATTTTAGACATATATTTTgtgctggaatgtcaagtagtcagagATCTGAAAGCTCACATTCATTTTTTAAGAGGTATAtttcaaataagaactcattgctggattttatcacccgttttaatagagcactgagacaccaaagacataatgaattaattgcagaccatattgatatgaatgagcaacccaagattaagacaaactggccaatggaaactcaaatggttaagttgtacacaaaaaagaaatggctggagtttcaaagtgaagtgggtgagagtcatggttattatgtgcaacaagcatTTGCAGGAGTTGACTCAGTGGTTTACaatgtgatgaaatttcaaagttgtTCTTCCTCCAAACCAAAGGTTCTCACCCATGACAAACAGAGGGATTATATATCGTGTAGTTGTacgaaatttgagtttgagggcattccatgcaggcatatgttagcattttttcgtatcaaccaagtgtttcatctGCCTAAtacgtatatactcaaacgatggacacaAGATGCAAAGGTTGGAGAAATCCTATTTTTGGGGGAGCAAAAAGATCCAGATCCAGGAAGGTTTTTGATGTCGAGACACTCGAGATTATCTTATAAGGCTTCATTATTAATTGATAGTGCATCTTTAACTGATGAGGGGAcaaacttcttggatgaacaattcgattgtatctacaacaaaattcaagagatgaacatTATTAAACCATGTGGTGATGGAAGTAAAAGGAAGAAATCCATAGATGAGAGccttggtattattgatccttcttcggtaagaacaaagggatgcgggaagagattgaaatcatcaaaggagaagtcaATCTCAAAGTCCAGGATATGTCGTGGATGTGGATATCGAGGTGTGTCATATGACAAGCGCAACTGCCCAATTTTACAGCAAAG ATCAACTGAAGATAATCATCATAACAACGTTGACGACACAGATGAAGCAAATTTGACATCTATCGCTG ATTCTAACAACATGCAATAG
- the LOC121973652 gene encoding BUD13 homolog isoform X1 — MHAKPPPPPLSRKDYLKRYGSEEHEKKKKKRKKKEKVKPSSMGGILVVDEDPVWQKPVQIEQEGSESETALSNDLSPLRRTRPQSPEAIRSRNSSPGDLSPPRKTRKVLVEKEPRRGGLLSAKELREENDRTRKEALSRFASLDPSLSGKSAEPVYRDAKGKAISKEELLKPKEEEKPKEKKLEWGKGLAQKRQAEANIRDLEIEKDKLFARTKDDPELDKMLKERVRWGDPMAHLVQQKNSETTLEDLGENEAMKESGFIIPQMIPAHSWLKRGVDCLPNRYGIKPGRHWDGVDRSNGCEKDIYKRQNEKRATEREAYLWSVSDM, encoded by the exons ATGCACGCAAAaccgccgcctcctcctctctCCCGCAAAGATTACCTCAAGCGATATGGGTCCGAAGAAcacgagaagaaaaagaagaagaggaagaaaaaggaaaaggtcaAGCCCAGCTCTATGGGTGGCATCCTAGTGGTGGACGAAGATCCCGTGTGGCAAAAACCTGTCCAAATTGAACAAGAAGGGTCAGAATCTGAGACAGCCTTGTCCAATGACCTCTCTCCTCTACGCCGGACTCGCCCACAGTCTCCTGAAGCTATTAGAAGCCGTAATTCCTCTCCTGGTGACCTTTCTCCACCGAGGAAGACCAGGAAGGTTCTTGTGGAGAAGGAGCCTAGAAGGGGCGGATTACTTTCAGCTAAAGAGCTTAGAGAAGAGAATGACAGGACGAGGAAGGAAGCACTGTCAAG ATTTGCATCCTTGGATCCTAGTTTGAGTGGTAAAAGTGCAGAACCAGTATATCGTGATGCAAAAG GGAAAGCTATTTCAAAGGAAGAGCTACTGAaaccaaaggaggaagagaaaccaAAG GAAAAAAAATTGGAATGGGGTAAAGGCTTGGCACAGAAGAGACAAGCTGAAGCTAACATCAGAGACTTAGAGATTGAGAAAGACAAACTTTTTGCTCGTACGAA GGATGATCCTGAACTTGATAAGATGTTAAAGGAGAGAGTTCGATGGGGTGATCCCATGGCACATCTGGTCCag CAGAAGAATTCAGAAACAACATTAGAAGATCTTGGTGAGAATGAAGCAATGAAGGAATCTGGATTTATTATCCCTCAGATGATTCCGGCTCACAGCTGGCTTAAACGAGGAGTAGATTGTCTTCCAAATCGTTATGGAATCAAACCTGGTCGGCATTGGGATGGAGTGGACCGTAGCAACG GGTGCGAGAAGGACATCTACAAGAGACAGAATGAGAAGCGAGCCACCGAGAGAGAGGCATACCTGTGGTCCGTCTCCGACATGTGA
- the LOC121973652 gene encoding BUD13 homolog isoform X2 produces MHAKPPPPPLSRKDYLKRYGSEEHEKKKKKRKKKEKVKPSSMGGILVVDEDPVWQKPVQIEQEGSESETALSNDLSPLRRTRPQSPEAIRSRNSSPGDLSPPRKTRKVLVEKEPRRGGLLSAKELREENDRTRKEALSRFASLDPSLSGKSAEPVYRDAKGKAISKEELLKPKEEEKPKEKKLEWGKGLAQKRQAEANIRDLEIEKDKLFARTKDDPELDKMLKERVRWGDPMAHLVQKNSETTLEDLGENEAMKESGFIIPQMIPAHSWLKRGVDCLPNRYGIKPGRHWDGVDRSNGCEKDIYKRQNEKRATEREAYLWSVSDM; encoded by the exons ATGCACGCAAAaccgccgcctcctcctctctCCCGCAAAGATTACCTCAAGCGATATGGGTCCGAAGAAcacgagaagaaaaagaagaagaggaagaaaaaggaaaaggtcaAGCCCAGCTCTATGGGTGGCATCCTAGTGGTGGACGAAGATCCCGTGTGGCAAAAACCTGTCCAAATTGAACAAGAAGGGTCAGAATCTGAGACAGCCTTGTCCAATGACCTCTCTCCTCTACGCCGGACTCGCCCACAGTCTCCTGAAGCTATTAGAAGCCGTAATTCCTCTCCTGGTGACCTTTCTCCACCGAGGAAGACCAGGAAGGTTCTTGTGGAGAAGGAGCCTAGAAGGGGCGGATTACTTTCAGCTAAAGAGCTTAGAGAAGAGAATGACAGGACGAGGAAGGAAGCACTGTCAAG ATTTGCATCCTTGGATCCTAGTTTGAGTGGTAAAAGTGCAGAACCAGTATATCGTGATGCAAAAG GGAAAGCTATTTCAAAGGAAGAGCTACTGAaaccaaaggaggaagagaaaccaAAG GAAAAAAAATTGGAATGGGGTAAAGGCTTGGCACAGAAGAGACAAGCTGAAGCTAACATCAGAGACTTAGAGATTGAGAAAGACAAACTTTTTGCTCGTACGAA GGATGATCCTGAACTTGATAAGATGTTAAAGGAGAGAGTTCGATGGGGTGATCCCATGGCACATCTGGTCCag AAGAATTCAGAAACAACATTAGAAGATCTTGGTGAGAATGAAGCAATGAAGGAATCTGGATTTATTATCCCTCAGATGATTCCGGCTCACAGCTGGCTTAAACGAGGAGTAGATTGTCTTCCAAATCGTTATGGAATCAAACCTGGTCGGCATTGGGATGGAGTGGACCGTAGCAACG GGTGCGAGAAGGACATCTACAAGAGACAGAATGAGAAGCGAGCCACCGAGAGAGAGGCATACCTGTGGTCCGTCTCCGACATGTGA